A portion of the Sphaerochaeta pleomorpha str. Grapes genome contains these proteins:
- a CDS encoding TetR/AcrR family transcriptional regulator — MDTVTPKRERNKEQTQQRLINATIELLKTDGFASLGINAIAAQAKVNKALIYRYFDGLPGLMRAAANELDLTQTKLIDFSLPQTEGKIDLKEYLVEIFQSLHQNLQNDSLAQKLMIQELSEENEMTRTFAEAREQQGLEVTEQSKVLFSNLAGKEKMDAFDLQSALAITSAAIYYLTMRSTTVQMFNGVDIQSKEGWDRICSTLATFFEKALTSPV; from the coding sequence ATGGACACAGTTACACCAAAACGGGAAAGAAACAAAGAACAGACCCAGCAGCGACTTATCAATGCAACCATCGAATTATTGAAAACCGATGGCTTTGCATCTTTGGGAATCAATGCCATAGCAGCTCAAGCCAAGGTGAACAAAGCCTTGATCTATCGGTATTTTGACGGTCTTCCCGGCCTCATGCGCGCCGCCGCTAATGAACTCGACCTGACCCAAACAAAATTGATAGACTTTTCCCTGCCACAAACCGAGGGAAAAATTGACCTCAAAGAGTATCTCGTTGAAATCTTTCAAAGCCTTCACCAGAATTTGCAGAACGATTCCCTTGCCCAGAAATTAATGATACAGGAATTAAGCGAGGAAAACGAAATGACTAGGACCTTCGCAGAAGCGAGGGAACAGCAAGGATTGGAAGTTACCGAACAGTCGAAGGTTCTGTTCTCAAATCTTGCAGGGAAAGAGAAGATGGATGCCTTTGATTTGCAGTCAGCCTTGGCTATTACGTCTGCAGCCATCTACTACCTTACCATGCGCTCTACTACCGTGCAGATGTTCAATGGGGTAGATATCCAAAGCAAGGAAGGCTGGGATAGGATTTGTTCCACACTTGCAACCTTTTTTGAAAAGGCCTTAACTTCCCCTGTCTAA